Within Lagopus muta isolate bLagMut1 chromosome 1, bLagMut1 primary, whole genome shotgun sequence, the genomic segment TACTGAGAACAACTTCCAACTGTGCCTCCAGCAGGTGCCTACAATAAGAATTTTTATATGAGTTTGAAGGCCAcctttcctcccagcttggATCCAGGAAAGCAATAACAGAAGAGTtaccactgctctgctcaccactgcattttttttccatattaatCCCATTAAACCCTTCATAAGGGAAGGAGAGAACAGAGCAAACAATAAGAATACAGGCCTACTATCAGCAACGCTCATCGTCCCCTAGCTGCCAAGTCCTCAGAGTTCACCTgcactgctcacacacagaTAAGCACACGAGGGCTGGGGAAGTGCATGGCTTTATCTCTGTGTTGACTTTCAGTACTGCTAGTGGAGAAGTTGTTTCAGGAGTGTCCCAGCACAAATCACAgtcctgagcagcacagcacgaTGCTCATCTGCCTTCCCTTTCCCCACAGTCCTTAAGACACGTCATGACCCTGTGTCTTGTTATGGGACTGACCCAAGCAGTGTGGCTAGCAGCTAAAGCCAGCTCAGCAGACCATACTCCCATGTAACTCATGTCATCTCTGTTTCTTCTCCCCTGATCACACAGTGGACACGCTTCTCTGCATTGTAATACATCTGCCCACAGCGCAGACGTGGCTCCTCCTGCTGGTACCACAGCTGTTCATTGAACTCTGGGAAGAAGAAGGCAATTTCCCTGCTGGCTGACACTGGGGAATCTGTAAGTAGAGAGGGAAGAGGTGAGATGCTAGCCTTGCACCTGAAACATGCACTGTTTTAAAGGCGGAAGCTGTGGATGTAAAGCGCCAGGCCTGGCTGCATGTGGAGTCTGCAGAAGCGAGCAAATtgtgagcagaaagcaaaggcagacaaaaatagcatttttcagCCCCCACCGAGCTCCAGTCCCTGCCCAGCGCTCAGCCAAGAAGACCTACCTGAACCATGGGTGGTATTCCTGGTGTCAGTGAGGCCATAAGCTCCTCGGATGGAGTTTGGGACACAGTTTCGAGCTCGGAACACTTTGGTGGGTCCCATCAGGGATCTCCAGAGGGAGATGGCATTCTCATGGGCCAAGATATAAGCCCACATGGGGCCACTGAAAAAGGGACCAGGAAAGAGTAAGGTTATAACAGGGTACAGCTTCTTCATTCTTATTCTTATGACAAGCTCACAGTAGACAGCGATAGcttgaaaacaaagcatctgCATGACCTCCATCTAGGTGATGGCACCCACAATACACTGGGATGCCATCCCACTCAGTCCTCTCTCATCACACCAGAGCTATTCCATGACAAATGTCCACCCTTCAGCCCAAAGCCTTCACCCTCAGCACATCTCGACTCCTGACCAAGATGCATCCCCCGCTGAGGTGGAGCCCCCCAGATGTGGCCATGCTGCTCAGGGTTCACCCCATCCCCTCCTTGTGCCCTGCACTGCCCGCCACGTGGCACAGCAGGTACCTGGCCATGAACTCCACCAGCCGCTGGTAGAAGAATCGCCCTGTGGGAGAGAAACAACCCTGAGTCACAGCACCCACCCAGTGTGCTCCCTGCCCACCCCCGGGAGAAGCAGCCTTCAGGGAATCAGAGAATGGTGGGGGTCGAAAGAGACTTGCACACAGTCATTCTAACCCagtggtttgggttagaagggcTCTTCAAGGCCATTTGGTTCCACTCCCTGCAATAAGCAGGGacccccacagctccatcagtgctcacagccccctcCCCTGAGTGTGgatgtctgcagggatgggcagcaccacctctctgtgcaacctgtgcagtgcctcaccgccctcagCATGAAGACCTGCTCCTTACATCCAGACTCAGTCTCCCTCTGTCAGTTAGCAACCAcctccccttgtcctgtcacacaGACCCCACTGAAGAGTCCATTCCATCCATTCCCTCCTTTCCACAGCCCCTTCAGATACAGAAGGCTGCTgtcagctctccctgcagccttcc encodes:
- the NME6 gene encoding nucleoside diphosphate kinase 6 — protein: MAAAACSKRPLQLTLALLKPDAVAHPLVLEAVHETILSNRLLIVRAKELRCGREQSRRFYREHAGRFFYQRLVEFMASGPMWAYILAHENAISLWRSLMGPTKVFRARNCVPNSIRGAYGLTDTRNTTHGSDSPVSASREIAFFFPEFNEQLWYQQEEPRLRCGQMYYNAEKRVHCVIRGEETEMT